From a region of the Salinispira pacifica genome:
- a CDS encoding glucosyl-3-phosphoglycerate synthase, with product MSSNTQSWLQHNTYHHSDFADIRKLVEMKKKKGLTISLCLPTLNEEKTIAKEIIIMKSELMLRYPLLDEIAVIDSGSTDNTVEIAKSYGVDVHLADDILPDMEKFKGKGENLWKALYVLKGDIIVYIDADIKNIHHRFVYGLLGPLLMREDVRYVKAFYDRPLSIDARQVKPTGGGRVTELVIRPLFSLFTPQLSQIIQPLSGEYAGYRDVLEQVSFPIGYGIETSMLLDIYERWGMEIMAQVDLDKRVHRNQDTIALGRMAFGIMQTFLKRIEKLGLVNINTEMFDEMLQHAIQEGSYEKISTEMRAKERPPMITIPEYQKTFYPQGLPADREDKAKGGARKASSGKKSGSKS from the coding sequence ATGAGCAGTAACACACAGAGCTGGCTTCAGCACAACACATATCATCACTCTGATTTTGCAGATATCCGGAAGCTGGTGGAGATGAAGAAGAAAAAAGGTCTGACCATTTCACTCTGCCTGCCCACCCTGAATGAAGAGAAGACCATCGCCAAGGAAATTATCATCATGAAGTCGGAACTGATGCTCCGTTATCCGCTTCTGGATGAAATTGCCGTCATCGATTCGGGCTCCACTGACAACACCGTAGAGATCGCGAAAAGCTACGGCGTGGACGTACATCTTGCCGACGACATTCTCCCGGATATGGAAAAGTTCAAGGGGAAGGGTGAGAACCTCTGGAAGGCTCTATATGTATTGAAAGGTGATATCATCGTCTATATTGATGCTGATATTAAAAATATCCATCACCGTTTTGTCTATGGATTGCTGGGCCCCCTGCTGATGCGGGAGGATGTACGGTATGTGAAGGCTTTTTACGACCGCCCTCTGAGCATCGATGCCCGCCAGGTTAAGCCCACAGGAGGGGGAAGAGTTACCGAACTGGTGATCCGTCCCCTTTTCAGCCTGTTCACCCCCCAGCTCAGCCAGATTATTCAGCCCTTAAGCGGTGAGTACGCCGGGTACCGGGACGTGCTTGAACAGGTAAGCTTCCCCATCGGCTATGGTATTGAAACATCCATGCTTCTGGATATTTACGAGCGCTGGGGCATGGAGATTATGGCCCAGGTCGATCTTGATAAACGGGTGCACCGGAACCAGGACACCATAGCCCTGGGACGGATGGCATTCGGAATCATGCAGACCTTTCTGAAGCGGATCGAGAAGCTGGGTCTGGTGAATATCAACACCGAAATGTTCGATGAGATGCTCCAGCATGCCATCCAGGAAGGCAGCTATGAGAAGATCAGCACCGAAATGCGGGCCAAAGAACGCCCTCCCATGATCACCATCCCCGAGTATCAAAAGACATTTTACCCCCAGGGGCTTCCCGCCGACCGGGAAGACAAGGCCAAGGGAGGGGCCAGGAAGGCCAGTTCGGGCAAAAAATCCGGCAGCAAATCATGA
- a CDS encoding glycosyltransferase family 1 protein — MKVAFIHFHLKPGGVTRVIQQQISICEQMGWDYCVLAGENPLDIPNVLTLSELHYDLHRSGLGEGNPAAVLAGRIHSAISHFFRCHESGNGKEAGEPDTTSRPGNPDPAVGRETSDNAENSENAEDSGNTEYTHSCADVIHVHNPTLAKNSDLLPALNILKQQGHPLFFQIHDFAEDGRPTVYSSATYPADVHYGCINSRDAEYLEKAGLQTERLHLLPNLVSPLPGAPEPGAPLPPAPGRQNARGSGRDRTRRFALYPVRGIRRKNLGEILLLSLLYDDLDFGITLEPNNPADMPSYRFWESLAHELDAPVYFNTAKHQQFEQALAKADFFITTSVQEGFGFTFLEPWTLGKPVAGRKIPYVHKDFTESGMIMDHFYDEIPVPVSMVDFELFRQEWLAETSRRLSRFRIALRNQELDKGAARTQEITGTLGNRFHELYASASHVDFARLDRENQASVIRTLAASPEQREQLLSQVPLLQGCPFTGCLEQMNPIISRNHGMVYQTYGEDQYAQRLEGIYQVVMQDANAAVPAAPEPKSTVLDKEQLLFSFLDPSQVFLVASL; from the coding sequence ATGAAAGTTGCGTTCATCCACTTCCACCTGAAACCCGGCGGCGTAACCAGAGTGATCCAGCAGCAGATATCAATCTGTGAACAGATGGGCTGGGACTACTGCGTACTTGCAGGGGAAAACCCCCTGGATATTCCCAATGTCCTTACCCTAAGCGAACTCCACTACGACCTGCACCGCAGCGGTCTGGGAGAAGGAAACCCCGCAGCCGTCCTGGCCGGGCGTATTCACAGCGCCATTTCACATTTTTTCCGCTGTCATGAAAGCGGAAACGGTAAGGAAGCAGGCGAACCAGATACCACCTCCAGACCCGGTAACCCTGACCCGGCTGTAGGTCGCGAGACCTCCGATAACGCAGAAAACTCCGAGAATGCAGAAGACTCCGGGAACACCGAATACACCCACAGCTGTGCAGATGTGATTCATGTGCATAATCCGACCCTTGCGAAAAACAGCGATCTCCTGCCGGCGCTGAATATTCTGAAACAGCAGGGTCACCCCCTTTTTTTCCAGATACACGATTTCGCAGAGGACGGCCGTCCCACGGTATATTCTTCCGCCACCTATCCTGCCGACGTACACTACGGATGCATCAACAGCAGAGATGCAGAGTACCTGGAAAAAGCGGGACTGCAGACTGAGCGGCTGCACCTGCTGCCCAACCTGGTGAGCCCCCTCCCCGGTGCCCCGGAACCTGGAGCCCCTCTTCCCCCCGCCCCCGGACGGCAAAATGCCAGGGGCTCCGGGAGAGACCGAACCCGACGCTTTGCTCTGTACCCGGTACGGGGCATTCGAAGAAAAAATCTGGGAGAAATTCTCCTGCTTTCACTGCTTTATGATGATCTGGATTTCGGTATAACCCTTGAACCCAACAATCCCGCGGATATGCCCTCATACCGCTTCTGGGAATCCCTTGCACATGAACTGGATGCACCGGTGTACTTTAATACTGCAAAACACCAGCAGTTTGAACAGGCCCTTGCAAAGGCCGACTTTTTTATCACCACCAGCGTACAGGAAGGGTTCGGCTTCACCTTTCTGGAACCGTGGACACTGGGGAAACCGGTAGCCGGAAGAAAAATTCCCTACGTACACAAGGATTTCACAGAAAGCGGAATGATCATGGATCACTTCTACGATGAAATTCCCGTACCCGTCTCAATGGTGGACTTCGAGCTCTTCAGACAGGAATGGCTGGCAGAAACAAGCCGCCGCCTGAGCCGCTTCAGAATTGCCCTGAGAAACCAGGAACTGGACAAGGGAGCCGCCCGCACCCAGGAAATAACCGGAACACTGGGAAACCGTTTCCATGAGCTTTACGCATCCGCTTCCCATGTGGATTTTGCCCGTCTGGACAGGGAAAATCAGGCTTCCGTGATCCGAACCCTTGCTGCTTCCCCGGAACAGCGGGAACAGCTGCTCTCGCAGGTCCCTCTCCTTCAGGGCTGTCCATTCACCGGCTGCCTGGAGCAGATGAACCCGATTATCAGCCGCAATCACGGCATGGTGTACCAGACCTACGGGGAGGATCAGTACGCACAGCGTCTGGAAGGGATTTACCAGGTGGTGATGCAAGATGCGAACGCTGCCGTTCCCGCTGCACCGGAGCCGAAATCGACGGTGCTGGACAAGGAGCAGCTGCTTTTTTCTTTTCTGGATCCGTCACAGGTTTTCCTGGTAGCCTCTCTGTAA
- a CDS encoding HAD family hydrolase, with translation MNTGKTGSNQQLISQIFLEEQEDLRPRKLRENPSHLGRYTLDGRPVLTSQYTAEDLGTSSDGLSPVPPAGPVDALVFDIYGTLMISASGDISLGEDTSSRESRLMKLLDEYDIDMEPSRLIGQMKDRIIRVHREMQAQGVDYPEVEIRSIWASLEAMEHLGEEDISLFAAEYEALVNPVAPMPGLEKVLNCARAAGIPMGIVSNAQFYTPAMFRAFTGKSLLQLGFHPDLMIFSYQEGFGKPSTVLYKRLAERLERLQHPGHGMRSIPPARCLYVGNDMLKDVWAAAQCGFQTALFAGDARSYRPRQEDVRCSSLQADYVVSKLEDICLLFRS, from the coding sequence ATGAATACAGGAAAAACCGGGTCAAACCAACAACTCATCTCACAAATATTTCTGGAAGAACAGGAAGACCTCCGTCCGCGTAAGCTTCGGGAGAACCCTTCCCATCTTGGCCGATACACTTTAGATGGCCGCCCCGTTCTCACCAGCCAATACACTGCGGAGGATCTGGGCACTTCGTCTGACGGCTTGAGCCCGGTTCCCCCCGCGGGACCGGTCGATGCTCTGGTGTTCGACATCTACGGTACTCTGATGATTTCCGCCAGCGGAGACATCAGTCTGGGAGAGGATACTTCGTCCAGGGAATCACGTCTGATGAAGCTGCTGGATGAGTATGATATCGACATGGAGCCGTCCAGGCTCATCGGGCAGATGAAGGACCGGATTATCCGTGTTCACCGGGAGATGCAGGCACAGGGAGTTGACTATCCCGAGGTTGAGATTCGCAGTATCTGGGCGTCGCTGGAAGCCATGGAGCATCTTGGAGAAGAGGATATTTCTCTGTTTGCCGCCGAATACGAAGCGCTGGTAAACCCAGTCGCCCCCATGCCGGGCCTTGAGAAGGTTCTCAACTGCGCCAGAGCAGCGGGCATCCCTATGGGGATCGTATCCAACGCCCAGTTTTACACCCCCGCAATGTTCAGAGCATTTACAGGGAAGTCCCTGCTGCAGCTGGGCTTCCATCCCGACCTGATGATTTTCAGCTACCAGGAGGGGTTCGGGAAGCCCAGTACCGTTCTCTACAAGAGGCTAGCTGAGAGGCTTGAGCGACTTCAGCACCCGGGGCACGGTATGCGGTCAATTCCCCCTGCCCGTTGTCTCTATGTGGGAAACGATATGCTCAAGGATGTGTGGGCGGCGGCTCAATGCGGGTTTCAGACGGCACTGTTCGCAGGGGACGCAAGAAGTTACCGCCCCCGGCAAGAAGATGTACGCTGTAGCAGCTTGCAAGCCGATTATGTAGTATCTAAACTTGAAGATATCTGTCTGCTTTTTCGCAGCTGA
- a CDS encoding glycosyltransferase family 4 protein, with protein sequence MYVRGLSSEVKNVGFISTRFQGTDGVSLETDKWITVLEGMGFDCFFFAGLSDWDPERTMVAPEAFWEHPDVAEVQREVFGTTRRDESITGRIHYLRRLLKVQIYEFIRRFDIHILIVENALAIPMNVPLGLAITEVIAETGIPSIGHHHDFYWERPRFLVNSIPEYISMAFPPKMHSMAHVVINSEARKSMSYRRGLSSVVIPNVHDYHSAAPGIDEYNKDFRKAIGVADDDILILQPTRIVARKGIEHAIELVNRMKNPKAKLLISHKAKDEGKEYYERIVDYAKLMNVDLIIRPDIVGAERGKNSDGHKMYSLWDIYPHADFVTYPSTYEGFGNAFLEAIYFRKPLMVNRYSIFIQDIEPLGFDAIVMDTYITDREVQQVNDVLNKPEKTRAMVDKNYELAKEYFSYNILEQKLRTVLLNFGIVGHE encoded by the coding sequence ATGTATGTTCGCGGTTTGAGTAGTGAAGTGAAGAATGTGGGGTTTATCTCAACCCGGTTTCAGGGAACCGACGGGGTCAGTCTGGAAACGGACAAGTGGATTACCGTCCTTGAGGGGATGGGATTCGACTGTTTTTTCTTCGCCGGTTTGTCCGACTGGGACCCCGAACGGACAATGGTGGCACCCGAAGCGTTCTGGGAACACCCGGATGTTGCAGAAGTACAGCGGGAAGTGTTCGGAACCACCCGGAGGGATGAGTCCATCACCGGCCGGATTCACTATCTCCGGAGGCTGCTGAAGGTTCAGATTTATGAATTTATCCGTCGATTTGATATTCATATCCTTATTGTCGAAAACGCCCTGGCAATTCCCATGAATGTGCCCCTGGGCTTGGCCATTACCGAAGTGATTGCGGAGACCGGTATACCCAGCATCGGACACCACCATGATTTTTACTGGGAGCGCCCCAGATTCCTGGTGAACAGCATTCCTGAATACATCTCCATGGCATTTCCTCCCAAGATGCATTCCATGGCCCATGTGGTAATCAATTCCGAAGCCCGGAAATCCATGAGCTACCGGCGTGGTTTGAGCTCGGTGGTTATCCCCAACGTGCACGATTATCACAGCGCCGCCCCGGGAATTGATGAGTATAATAAAGATTTCCGGAAGGCAATCGGGGTGGCCGACGACGATATCCTCATTCTCCAGCCCACCCGCATCGTGGCCCGCAAAGGTATTGAGCATGCAATTGAGCTGGTGAACCGGATGAAAAATCCGAAGGCCAAACTCCTGATCAGTCATAAAGCGAAGGATGAAGGGAAAGAGTATTACGAACGGATCGTGGATTACGCCAAACTGATGAATGTGGATCTGATCATCCGTCCGGACATTGTGGGGGCTGAGCGGGGAAAAAACAGCGATGGACATAAGATGTACAGCCTCTGGGATATTTATCCCCATGCGGATTTTGTTACCTATCCTTCCACCTATGAGGGTTTCGGAAATGCATTTCTGGAAGCCATATATTTCCGTAAGCCCCTGATGGTGAACCGTTATTCAATTTTTATTCAGGATATCGAACCACTGGGCTTCGATGCCATTGTAATGGACACCTACATTACCGACAGGGAAGTCCAACAGGTAAATGATGTGCTGAACAAACCGGAAAAAACCAGGGCCATGGTGGATAAAAACTATGAGTTGGCGAAGGAATACTTCAGCTACAATATCCTTGAACAGAAGCTCCGGACGGTTCTTCTGAACTTTGGAATCGTCGGCCATGAGTAA
- a CDS encoding GAF domain-containing SpoIIE family protein phosphatase codes for MSLIDFISGVLSGSAWVRLIMVLFLWVITAHVDKKYIIPHIKWLKRVPLILLIREIAALFYFTPSLFYFSDALILTIYMWWLHSYAGNRKATMTLTLLNLGILIPILALAELFPSAQLIFVAADLHVAVFIFLFFIQMSNVSVYNTEEAGFIIQNRASIFLFMIFARVALLFDASFSSVWAQTLLLPLSIVPYMFYFMQYDLYFYALQKESEEFNNQYLNSLFDFMQTIGTAMTERIEVKAVLEYVMQAIVQYTDAEAGVVLLKDNDEGTLNVTCREGYFPPPYDLPQMVATKIASVETYFESSPIHIGETVLGQVAMDNEAVFIRNTVEDGRMTANIKENTMFISSLIAIPLIVNNEVFGVVSVIHRQKRQLFSELDYERCKVFVEYASLTLDSLYNYSQLLEKQEIEREVNIAGEIQKKLLPGRLPKRIREAVTAWSQPAKGVSGDYYDIITLNRAGKLGMVICDVAGKGVPASLIMVMIRTIIHLVAGSTQDASKVVSWINRGIAGRIDIERFATLSYITYDPNTQRIEYSNAAHHPLVILRHETGEIEKLDSKGLPIGLEREARYERVGTTLSPGDAVLLYTDGIVEAMNPDGEQYEEERLQDVFREHANRSSSEIMMAIRSDIEHFVGPAKQHDDQTLIVMKA; via the coding sequence ATGTCATTAATTGATTTTATCAGTGGAGTTCTCAGCGGGTCCGCATGGGTCAGGCTGATTATGGTCCTCTTCCTTTGGGTAATCACCGCCCATGTGGATAAAAAATATATCATTCCCCATATCAAATGGTTGAAACGAGTTCCCCTGATTTTGCTTATCCGGGAAATTGCTGCGCTTTTTTACTTCACTCCCTCGCTTTTCTATTTTTCCGATGCCTTGATTCTCACCATCTACATGTGGTGGCTGCACAGTTATGCCGGAAACAGGAAAGCCACCATGACTCTGACGCTGCTGAATTTAGGGATTCTTATTCCTATTTTAGCGCTTGCTGAGCTGTTTCCTTCGGCACAGCTGATTTTTGTGGCAGCCGACCTGCATGTGGCGGTATTTATCTTTCTCTTTTTCATTCAGATGAGCAATGTTTCGGTGTATAACACCGAAGAGGCGGGCTTCATCATTCAGAACCGGGCCAGTATTTTCTTGTTCATGATATTCGCCAGGGTTGCCTTGCTGTTCGATGCCTCATTCTCATCAGTCTGGGCTCAAACCCTTCTGCTTCCCCTCTCCATTGTTCCCTACATGTTTTACTTCATGCAGTACGATCTGTATTTTTACGCACTTCAGAAGGAATCAGAGGAATTCAACAACCAGTATCTCAACTCCCTCTTTGACTTCATGCAGACCATCGGAACCGCCATGACCGAGAGAATTGAGGTAAAGGCGGTACTTGAATACGTGATGCAGGCCATCGTTCAGTACACCGACGCCGAAGCCGGCGTGGTTCTCCTGAAAGATAATGATGAAGGAACCCTCAATGTGACTTGCCGGGAAGGATATTTTCCCCCGCCCTATGATCTTCCTCAGATGGTTGCCACGAAAATCGCAAGTGTTGAAACCTATTTCGAAAGCTCGCCCATCCATATCGGTGAAACCGTGCTGGGACAGGTTGCCATGGATAACGAAGCGGTGTTTATCCGTAATACCGTGGAAGACGGGCGGATGACCGCCAATATCAAAGAGAACACCATGTTCATCAGTTCTCTCATCGCAATTCCCCTGATCGTTAACAATGAAGTGTTCGGTGTGGTTTCGGTCATTCACCGTCAAAAACGTCAGCTTTTTAGTGAACTTGACTATGAACGCTGTAAAGTGTTTGTTGAATACGCCTCTCTCACCCTGGACTCCCTGTACAACTATTCTCAGCTTCTGGAAAAACAGGAGATTGAGCGGGAAGTGAATATCGCCGGAGAAATCCAGAAAAAGCTTCTGCCCGGGCGTCTACCCAAACGAATCCGTGAAGCGGTGACTGCATGGAGTCAGCCTGCGAAAGGGGTGTCCGGAGACTACTACGATATCATCACCCTGAACCGCGCCGGAAAACTGGGAATGGTAATCTGCGATGTTGCAGGAAAGGGTGTGCCAGCCTCTCTTATCATGGTGATGATCCGTACCATTATCCACCTGGTTGCCGGATCCACCCAGGATGCCTCCAAGGTTGTGAGCTGGATCAATCGGGGTATCGCAGGTCGTATCGATATTGAACGATTTGCCACACTGAGTTACATTACTTATGACCCGAATACCCAACGGATTGAATATTCCAATGCTGCGCATCACCCGCTGGTGATTCTCCGGCATGAAACCGGTGAGATTGAGAAGCTTGACTCCAAGGGCCTGCCCATCGGGCTGGAACGGGAAGCACGCTACGAACGGGTGGGAACAACTCTCTCCCCGGGGGATGCGGTACTGCTTTACACCGACGGTATTGTGGAAGCCATGAACCCCGACGGGGAACAGTATGAGGAAGAGCGCCTTCAGGATGTGTTCCGGGAACATGCAAACCGAAGTTCTTCAGAGATAATGATGGCCATACGTTCTGATATTGAACACTTTGTCGGTCCGGCAAAGCAGCACGACGATCAAACCCTCATCGTCATGAAAGCATGA
- a CDS encoding STAS domain-containing protein, translating into MEVKLKNKNGVLLVELQEEIDLFHANKLKLYFNKIFESSHKKIVLNFQEVTYIDSSGIGALLNIFKESKKREIKILFTNIHGSVKKVIELTKLDDYFPILRTQEEAIEQLEAAE; encoded by the coding sequence ATGGAAGTTAAACTGAAAAATAAGAACGGCGTTCTTCTTGTTGAACTGCAGGAAGAGATCGACTTATTCCATGCCAATAAACTCAAGCTGTACTTCAACAAGATATTTGAATCTTCTCACAAGAAGATCGTCCTGAATTTTCAGGAAGTGACATATATCGACAGTTCGGGTATCGGTGCCCTTCTCAATATTTTCAAGGAATCCAAGAAACGGGAAATCAAGATTCTCTTTACCAACATTCACGGATCAGTGAAAAAGGTGATCGAGCTCACCAAGCTTGATGATTATTTCCCCATCTTAAGGACTCAGGAAGAAGCCATAGAACAACTTGAAGCTGCGGAGTAA
- a CDS encoding ATP-binding protein gives MEAKQLLVDDNHKLFDKTNMFYKKFASDQRQIRYFALVVVQKAPPEIHEINLLEQQISELLKNAVKHGNRNDPSKSVHVWYYFSTDEARLIVEDEGDGFQDLEKWNEFNRKRIQCLQERNFDELDNFVSFRTKRSDEHDGGNALFAAMEYWDEGMVYNEKKNAVAVGKKFEKKRLEV, from the coding sequence ATGGAAGCAAAACAATTACTAGTAGATGACAATCACAAACTGTTTGACAAGACCAACATGTTTTATAAAAAGTTCGCATCAGACCAGCGGCAGATACGCTATTTCGCACTGGTTGTAGTGCAGAAAGCACCCCCGGAAATTCATGAAATCAACCTTCTTGAACAACAGATTTCCGAACTGCTGAAAAACGCAGTAAAACACGGCAACCGGAACGATCCCAGCAAAAGCGTCCATGTCTGGTACTATTTCAGCACAGATGAAGCCCGGCTTATTGTAGAAGACGAGGGTGACGGCTTCCAGGATCTGGAAAAGTGGAATGAGTTCAACCGGAAACGTATTCAATGTCTTCAGGAACGGAACTTCGACGAACTGGACAACTTCGTAAGTTTCCGGACCAAACGGAGCGATGAACATGACGGAGGAAATGCTCTGTTTGCTGCCATGGAGTATTGGGATGAAGGCATGGTTTACAACGAGAAAAAAAATGCCGTAGCCGTAGGCAAGAAATTCGAAAAGAAGCGGCTGGAAGTGTAA
- the tnpC gene encoding IS66 family transposase → MLSAAEIEQLPDAVKTHITALDSRLAERELEIEDLQEQLKLARFRKFARTSESASDLLQTMLFEESQVASTPADDTDATDTVTTVTSHTRKKRGRKPLSDDLPRVDVIHDIPEDEKHCGCGHELSKIDEEVSEKLKTIPEQFFVERHIRPKYACRKCEGSGDEDKPVFRIAPVPPSIIPKSIVTPELLAFIIQNKFVDHLPFYRQEKRFERVGARISRQDMSNWQQKAYELLKPFKTLMKAQILSGSVVQMDETTVQVMNEEEKSNTSKSYMWLARGGPPDKKVVDYEYHRSRGSDYAKNYLKEFSGYLQTDGYVGYETALKNRNDIVHVGCMAHIRRKFFEAGKSSKKAGSAHEAVSKIAKFYRIEKELRSLDLLDEEFISERKARIAPVAKDFKAWLDKKALSIRPTSATGQAVSYALSQWDKIMKYLEHPQLTPDNNSSENAIRPFVLGRKNWLFSGSPQGAESSCFMFSLIETARQNGLNPYGYLVHVFTRAPEIALSGKWEELLPWNIKDELLEMKSILQA, encoded by the coding sequence ATGTTGAGCGCAGCGGAGATTGAACAGTTACCAGACGCAGTCAAGACCCATATAACCGCACTGGACTCCCGACTTGCTGAGCGCGAACTAGAAATCGAAGACCTTCAGGAACAACTTAAACTGGCCCGGTTTCGAAAGTTCGCCCGCACCAGCGAGTCCGCTTCTGACCTACTGCAGACGATGCTGTTTGAAGAGTCGCAGGTCGCCTCGACACCGGCAGATGATACGGATGCCACAGACACAGTTACAACAGTCACGTCTCATACCCGAAAGAAACGGGGGCGAAAACCATTATCCGATGACCTACCGAGGGTCGATGTCATCCACGACATCCCGGAAGACGAGAAGCACTGTGGATGCGGTCATGAGCTCTCCAAAATCGACGAAGAAGTCAGTGAAAAACTGAAAACCATCCCCGAACAGTTTTTCGTCGAACGGCATATACGGCCCAAATATGCCTGCCGTAAATGTGAAGGTTCCGGGGACGAAGACAAACCGGTGTTCCGTATTGCTCCGGTTCCTCCGTCCATCATCCCTAAGAGTATTGTCACCCCGGAGCTTCTGGCATTCATTATTCAGAACAAGTTTGTCGATCATCTACCCTTTTACCGGCAGGAAAAGCGCTTTGAACGGGTTGGAGCGAGAATCAGCCGGCAGGATATGTCAAATTGGCAACAGAAAGCGTACGAGCTACTGAAACCCTTTAAAACCCTCATGAAAGCGCAGATTCTGTCCGGATCGGTCGTTCAGATGGATGAAACCACCGTCCAGGTCATGAATGAAGAGGAAAAATCCAATACCAGTAAATCGTATATGTGGCTCGCAAGAGGAGGCCCGCCTGATAAAAAGGTGGTGGATTATGAATATCACCGAAGCCGCGGGTCAGACTATGCAAAAAATTACCTCAAAGAATTCTCAGGCTACTTACAAACCGACGGGTATGTTGGATACGAAACAGCTCTCAAGAACCGGAACGATATCGTACATGTTGGCTGTATGGCTCATATTCGCCGGAAATTCTTCGAAGCAGGCAAGTCATCAAAGAAAGCCGGAAGCGCTCATGAGGCGGTTTCGAAAATCGCCAAGTTTTACCGTATAGAGAAAGAACTGCGTAGCCTTGATCTGTTAGATGAAGAATTTATCTCTGAACGCAAGGCACGAATTGCACCGGTAGCCAAAGATTTCAAAGCATGGCTCGACAAGAAAGCCCTGAGCATTCGCCCCACCAGTGCCACTGGTCAGGCAGTAAGTTATGCGCTCTCGCAGTGGGACAAGATCATGAAATATCTCGAACATCCTCAGCTCACCCCGGACAACAACAGTTCGGAAAATGCTATTCGTCCTTTTGTGCTTGGACGCAAGAACTGGCTATTCAGCGGGAGCCCACAGGGGGCAGAATCCTCCTGTTTCATGTTCTCGCTCATCGAGACTGCCAGACAGAATGGTTTGAACCCCTACGGCTATCTGGTTCATGTATTCACCCGTGCACCAGAGATTGCCCTTTCTGGAAAATGGGAAGAATTACTGCCCTGGAACATTAAGGACGAACTCTTGGAAATGAAGTCGATTTTACAGGCTTAA
- the tnpB gene encoding IS66 family insertion sequence element accessory protein TnpB (TnpB, as the term is used for proteins encoded by IS66 family insertion elements, is considered an accessory protein, since TnpC, encoded by a neighboring gene, is a DDE family transposase.) — MIPDLSQLDIYVRPGVTDMRKQVNGLSEIVEQKMNHLAMSGSLFLFCNRNRRLLKCIWWDRNGFCLWLKRLEKDRFPWPDTEEQAKQITTAQLQMILDGIDFWHAHKAIEYVECN, encoded by the coding sequence GTGATTCCTGATCTGTCCCAACTGGATATTTATGTCCGTCCAGGTGTTACTGATATGCGCAAGCAGGTGAACGGTTTATCGGAAATTGTCGAGCAGAAGATGAACCACTTGGCCATGTCTGGATCCTTGTTTCTGTTCTGCAATCGGAACCGGAGATTACTCAAATGTATCTGGTGGGACCGCAACGGGTTCTGTCTGTGGCTCAAGCGGTTGGAAAAAGACCGCTTTCCCTGGCCGGACACCGAGGAACAGGCAAAGCAGATCACCACAGCCCAACTACAGATGATTCTGGACGGCATTGATTTTTGGCACGCCCATAAGGCAATTGAGTATGTCGAATGTAACTGA
- the tnpA gene encoding IS66 family insertion sequence element accessory protein TnpA, whose amino-acid sequence MDKKVEKWKAITDQWRESGQTQKEFCRNHEIKLSTLHYWMKRVKNSMTSESPNRDLVHIEPKGRMASSNDIVIEIDRRFRIMVPDRISSERLQAVLAAFR is encoded by the coding sequence ATGGATAAAAAAGTAGAGAAATGGAAGGCTATCACCGATCAATGGCGGGAAAGTGGACAAACCCAAAAGGAGTTCTGCCGAAATCACGAAATCAAGCTTTCAACGCTACATTACTGGATGAAGCGGGTTAAGAATTCCATGACCAGTGAATCTCCAAATCGGGATCTGGTCCACATTGAACCGAAGGGGCGCATGGCTTCTTCCAATGATATAGTAATAGAGATTGATCGAAGGTTTCGCATCATGGTGCCGGATAGAATCTCCTCCGAACGTCTGCAAGCAGTTTTGGCGGCATTCCGGTGA